A single window of Coffea eugenioides isolate CCC68of chromosome 7, Ceug_1.0, whole genome shotgun sequence DNA harbors:
- the LOC113777449 gene encoding KIN17-like protein: MGKNEFLTPKAIANRIKAKGLQKLRWYCQMCQKQCRDENGFKCHCMSESHQRQMQVFGQNPNRIVDGYSEEFEQAFLEHMKRSHRFSRIAATVVYNEYIADRHHIHMNSTQWATLTEFVKYLGRTGKCKVEETPKGWFITYIDRDSETLFKEKMKNKRIRADLAEEEKQEREIKKQIERAEQLMSAGNESGNGNEQEVQEKRLFEKSEEKIKLSLGSSSKSNLKEESSMVVFDDVEHETKSDKGNKGSGKMGSSVLDELMRDEEKAKERSNRKDYWLCEGIIVKVMSRALAGKGYYKQKGMVRKVIDKYVGEIEMLESKHVLRIDQEELETVIPQIGVPVRIVNGAYRGSNARLLAVDTDKFCAKVQIEKGIYDGRVIKAVEYEDICKLAQ, translated from the coding sequence ATGGGAAAGAACGAGTTCCTGACGCCAAAGGCAATAGCGAATAGAATCAAAGCAAAAGGCTTACAAAAACTCCGATGGTATTGTCAGATGTGCCAAAAGCAATGTCGAGACGAGAACGGCTTCAAGTGCCACTGCATGAGCGAATCACACCAGCGGCAGATGCAGGTTTTTGGCCAAAACCCTAATCGAATCGTCGACGGCTATTCCGAAGAGTTCGAACAAGCATTTCTCGAACATATGAAGCGTAGTCACCGCTTTAGTCGCATCGCCGCCACCGTGGTATATAACGAGTACATCGCCGATCGCCACCATATTCATATGAATTCAACTCAGTGGGCAACTTTGACGGAGTTTGTCAAGTATTTGGGGAGGACTGGCAAGTGTAAAGTTGAGGAAACTCCGAAAGGGTGGTTTATTACTTATATTGATCGTGATTCGGAGACCCTGTTTAAGGAGAAGATGAAGAATAAGAGGATTAGGGCTGATTTAGCAGAGGAGGAGAAGCAGGAGAGGGAGATTAAGAAGCAGATTGAGCGTGCCGAGCAGCTGATGTCAGCTGGGAATGAGAGCGGGAATGGGAATGAACAGGAAGTTCAGGAGAAAAGGTTGTTTGAGAAATCGGAGGAGAAAATTAAGTTAAGTTTGGGATCATCGTCGAAAAGTAATTTGAAGGAGGAGAGTTctatggttgtttttgatgatgtGGAGCATGAGACTAAAAGCGACAAGGGGAATAAGGGCAGTGGAAAGATGGGGAGCTCAGTGTTGGATGAGTTGATGAGGGACGAAGAGAAGGCGAAGGAGAGGAGTAATAGGAAGGATTATTGGTTGTGTGAGGGGATTATCGTGAAGGTAATGAGCAGGGCGCTGGCAGGAAAGGGGTACTATAAGCAGAAGGGCATGGTGCGGAAAGTGATTGATAAGTATGTTGGGGAAATTGAGATGCTAGAGAGTAAGCATGTCTTGAGAATTGATCAAGAAGAGCTTGAGACTGTGATTCCACAAATTGGGGTACCTGTGAGAATAGTTAATGGGGCTTATCGTGGGTCAAATGCTAGGCTTCTTGCTGTTGATACAGATAAGTTCTGTGCTAAGGTGCAGATTGAGAAGGGGATTTATGATGGTAGGGTGATTAAGGCGGTTGAGTATGAAGATATCTGCAAATTGGCTCAATGA
- the LOC113778026 gene encoding aspartic proteinase nepenthesin-1-like, which translates to MASFQQAFSSVVLVVLAVAILFVTPTFSTSRNAIMKDEKVQKATGFQVTLKHVDSGSNLTKFELLQRAMKRGRQRLNRLSAMALAESDHDVKSSVHPGNGEFLMQLSMGTPSTAYSAIMDTGSDLIWTQCKPCQQCFDQSTPIFDPRKSSSFSTLSCSSSLCEALPMSSCGTDGCEYLYTYGDYSTTQGVMAAETFTFGEVSVPKVAFGCGEDNEGSGFGQGAGLVGLGRGPLSLVSQLDEPKFSYCLTSIDDSSTSTLLMGSLANANNSDTASRTTPLVVNPSQPSFYYLSLEGITVGGTRLPIKKSTFALNSDGSGGIIIDSGTTLTYLEKSAFDLVKKEFTSQMKLPVDKSGTSGLDLCFTLPSDASDIEVPKLVFHFKGADVDLPGENYMIADSSVGLACLAMGSSSGMSIFGNVQQQNYLLLHDLQKETLSFIPTKCNQL; encoded by the coding sequence ATGGCTTCATTTCAACAGGCTTTTTCGTCCGTGGTATTAGTAGTACTAGCAGTGGCAATTTTATTCGTTACACCGACATTTTCCACTTCAAGAAATGCAATTATGAAGGATGAAAAAGTGCAGAAGGCAACAGGATTTCAGGTAACTCTCAAACATGTCGATTCAGGAAGTAATCTGACAAAATTTGAGCTCTTGCAGCGTGCAATGAAGCGTGGACGACAAAGGTTGAACAGGCTTAGTGCTATGGCATTAGCTGAATCAGATCATGATGTCAAATCTTCAGTTCATCCTGGAAATGGAGAGTTTCTCATGCAGTTGTCCATGGGGACGCCATCAACTGCTTATTCAGCCATAATGGACACTGGAAGTGACCTGATTTGGACTCAATGCAAGCCTTGCCAGCAGTGTTTTGATCAATCTACACCAATCTTTGATCCCAGGAAGTCATCTTCATTTTCCACACTTTCATGCTCTAGCAGCCTGTGTGAAGCATTGCCAATGTCCTCTTGTGGTACTGATGGATGCGAGTATCTCTACACTTATGGGGATTATTCCACCACCCAAGGAGTTATGGCTGCTGAAACCTTTACATTTGGTGAAGTTTCTGTCCCAAAAGTTGCATTTGGCTGCGGTGAAGATAATGAAGGTAGCGGATTCGGCCAAGGAGCTGGTCTGGTGGGATTAGGCCGCGGTCCATTATCGCTTGTATCTCAACTTGATGAACCAAAGTTCTCCTATTGCCTAACTTCCATTGATGATAGCAGCACTAGCACTCTTCTAATGGGATCTTTGGCTAATGCCAACAACTCGGACACGGCAAGTAGAACCACGCCTTTAGTGGTAAATCCATCACAACCATCATTTTACTATCTTTCCCTTGAAGGGATTACAGTTGGTGGCACTCGCTTACCTATCAAGAAATCTACTTTTGCACTCAATAGCGATGGAAGTGGAGGCATTATCATTGACTCCGGGACTACACTCACTTATTTGGAGAAAAGTGCGTTTGATCTAGTCAAGAAAGAGTTCACTTCTCAGATGAAACTTCCAGTGGACAAATCAGGCACATCAGGGCTTGACCTTTGTTTCACATTGCCATCAGATGCAAGTGACATTGAAGTTCCAAAGTTGGTTTTCCATTTCAAGGGTGCAGATGTGGATTTACCAGGTGAAAATTACATGATTGCCGATTCAAGCGTGGGTCTAGCATGCTTGGCAATGGGAAGTTCAAGTGGAATGTCAATTTTTGGCAATGTTCAGCAGCAAAACTACTTATTGCTTCATGATCTCCAGAAggagactttgtcattcatCCCAACAAAGTGCAATCAATTGTGA
- the LOC113777831 gene encoding ribosome biogenesis protein BOP1 homolog, translated as MPMEKLKSSKGKEKVVKEEEDPMKAEQAAEEEEDDEGDEEESSSSGEIFSDIELLNENPSEDSLTDTQSESVELTDGEGNDVSEDDDYGESMAESDSSEDEVAAHNTVGNVPFEWYKDEEHIGYDIAGKKIRKKVREDKLDSFLASADNSENWRKIYDEYNDEIVELTKEETRMIRRVLKGMAPHPEFDPYPTAVDWVTIDKAEHPFPDAPEPKRRFVPSKWESKMIVQLVRGIRKGLIKVDDKPKEENRVYLLWGDDRNLTERHHIPPPKPKLPGHEESYNPSLEYIPAAEEVKKYELMYEEDRPKFIPKRFTSMRSVPAYDKAVRESFDRCLDLYLCPRTQKKRINIDPESLKPKLPSRKDLKPYPTTCYLEYKGHKGPVVSISTDSTGQWIASGSNDGTVRVWEVESGRCFRVWELGEAVQHVAWNPSPELPVLAVSVGQDVFLLNTGLGNDEVNRRVDDLLHVESRMAHDEPGASEAIISETIVKWSRDDNHGAIRLNHYKTVSSVEWHRKGDYFSTLMPYGESKAVLVHQLSKGLTQRIPFKLHGLPVSTAFHPTRSIFFISTKKNVRIYDLLKQRLIKKLETGVREVSSIAIHPGGDNVIVGSRDGKLCWFDMDLSSQPYRVLNCHPKDITRVAFHRSYPLFASSSDDCTAYVFHGMVYSDLNQNPLIVPLEILRGHASVNGRGVLDCKFHPRQPWLFTAGADSVIKLYCH; from the exons ATGCCAATGGAGAAGTTGAAAAGTTCCAAGGGGAAGGAGAAGGTGGTGAAGGAGGAGGAAGACCCAATGAAAGCTGAACAAGcagcagaagaagaagaggatgatgaaggagatgaagaagaaagttCTAGCTCTGGTGAAATATTCTCGGACATCGAG CTTTTGAATGAGAATCCATCTGAAGACTCATTGACTGATACACAATCAGAATCGGTTGAGCTGACAGACGGTGAG GGTAATGATGTCTCAGAAGATGATGACTATGGTGAAAGTATGGCGGAGAGTGATTCCTCTGAAGATGAG GTTGCTGCTCATAATACAGTGGGAAATGTTCCTTTTGAATGGTACAAGGATGAAGAGCACATTGGATATGATATTGCTGGGAAGAAGATTAGGAAGAAAGTGAGAGAGGACAAACTTGATTCCTTTCTTGCCAGTGCCGATAACTCTGAAAATTG GCGCAAGATTTATGATGAATATAATGATGAAATAGTGGAGCTGACCAAAGAAGAAACTAGAATGATTCGTAGGGTGCTGAAAGGAATGGCACCACACCCTGAATTTGATCCATATCCG ACAGCTGTTGATTGGGTCACCATAGATAAAGCTGAGCATCCCTTCCCTGATGCACCAGAGCCAAAGCGACGTTTTGTCCCTTCGAAGTGGGAGAGTAAAATG attgtccAGCTAGTACGTGGTATTCGGAAGGGACTAATAAAAGTCGATGATAAACCCAAAGAGGAGAATCGTGTATATCTTCTATGGGGTGATGACCGTAACTTAACAGAGAGGCACCATATTCCTCCACCAAAACCTAAGTTGCCAG GTCATGAGGAATCCTACAATCCTTCTTTAGAATATATTCCAGCAGCTGAAGAGGTTAAAAAATATGAGCTTATGTACGAGGAAGACCGGCCTAAATTCATACCCAAACG GTTTACATCTATGAGAAGTGTGCCTGCATATGATAAAGCTGTTCGAGAATCTTTTGACCGTTGTTTAGATCTGTACCTGTGTCCAAGAACTCAAAAGAAACGT ATTAATATTGATCCTGAGTCCTTGAAACCCAAGTTGCCGAGCCGTAAAGATCTTAAACCCTATCCAACCACATGTTATCTTGAGTATAAAGGTCACAAGGGCCCTGTGGTATCAATATCTACCGACTCTACTGGGCAATGGATTGCTTCTG GTTCTAATGATGGAACGGTGCGTGTCTGGGAGGTTGAAAGTGGAAGGTGTTTTCGAGTATGGGAGCTGGGGGAAGCTGTCCAGCATGTTGCCTGGAACCCTTCACCTGAACTTCCTGTCCTGGCTGTTTCTGT GGGACAAGATGTGTTTCTTTTGAATACTGGACTTGGTAACGATGAAGTAAATCGAAGGGTGGATGATCTTCTGCACGTCGAATCACGCATGGCACACGATGAACCAG GTGCTAGTGAGGCCATTATAAGTGAGACCATTGTGAAATGGTCTCGAGATGATAATCACGGGGCAATCAGATTAAATCACTATAAG ACAGTGTCTTCTGTTGAATGGCATCGTAAAGGAGACTATTTCTCAACCCTCATGCCATATG GGGAATCAAAGGCAGTATTAGTTCACCAACTCTCCAAGGGGTTAACACAAAGGATACCATTCAAGTTGCATGGGTTACCAGTTTCAACTGCTTTCCATCCAACTCGTTCAATATTTTTCATATCAACAAAGAAGAATGTCCGCATTTATGACCTGTTGAAGCAAAGGCTAATCAAGAAGCTTGAAACTGGAGTACGTGAAGTCTCGTCCATTGCCATTCATCCTGGTG GTGACAATGTCATTGTGGGTAGCAGAGATGGAAAACTATGTTGGTTTGACATGGACCTGTCATCTCAACCTTATAGGGTTCTCAA TTGCCATCCAAAGGACATTACCAGGGTGGCGTTTCACCGTTCGTACCCTTTGTTTGCGTCAAGTTCTGATGATTGCACAGCATATGTTTTCCATGGCATGGTGTATTCAGATCTGAACCAAAACCCATTGATTGTACCATTGGAGATTCTTCGTGGGCATGCTAGTGTGAATGGAAGAG GAGTCCTGGACTGTAAATTCCACCCTAGGCAACCTTGGTTATTTACTGCTGGAGCAGATTCTGTGATCAAGCTCTATTGCCACTAA